DNA from Halorarum salinum:
AACGCCTCCAGCACGTCGTCGATCTGGTCGGCCGCGTGGTCGATCTGCTGGTGGGACTGCTCGGCGGCCACGACCGTCGAGTCGGTCTGGTTCTGGAGCTGCTCGATGCTGCCGGTGATCTGCTCGGTGTGCTGGCGCGTCTCGTCGGCGAGCGTCTTCACCTCCTCCGCGACGACCGCGAAGCCGTCGCCGTCCTTGCCGGCCCGCGCCGCCTCGATGTTGGCGTTCAGCGCGAGCAGGTTCGTCTGCTCTGCCACGTCGGAGATGACCTCCACGACCGACTCGATGTCGTCCATCCGGTCGCCCAGATCCGTGACCGACTCGACGAGCTCCTCGCCGATCTCGGTCACGTCGTCCGTCGCCTCCCGCGCGTCCTCGGAGGCGTCCAGCCCCTCGGAGGCCGCCTCGCGGGCCTGTTCGGCCGCGGTGTCGACCTCCTCGGCCGTGGCCGCGACCTCCTCCATCGACGCGGAGAACGTCTGCATCTCGCTCACCCCCTCGGTGAGCAGTTCGTTCTGCTCGCCGACGTTCCGTGCGATGTCCTCGGCCGCGTCGACGGCCTCCTCCACGGACCCCTCCAGCCGGCCGGTCTGCTCGTCGACGCCGGCGGCGGTCGACTCGAACGCCCCCGCCATCTCGTTGAGTTCGTCGACGACGCCGAGCAGCCGCTCGTCGAGGCAGCCGTCCTCGTCGTCGAACGACGCGCGCGCCTCCAGGTGGCCGTCGATGAGCCGCGTGATCGTTCCCTGCAGCTCGTCGACGAGCGCCTCGACCGCCTCCTGACGGCGGACCTGTTCGGTCCGGTCCTGGACCGTCTCGATGACGGCGACGACCTCGTCGTCCTCGTACAGCGGCATCGCCGTGAAGTAGATGTGCCGGTCGTTGCCGTGCTGGTCGGTCATCACGCTCGTGTCGGCGTACAGCGAGAGCCCCTCGTCCGCCAGGTCGACGTCGTGTTCGACGTGGGTCGTCTCCGGGGCCTCGAGCACCTTGTCCGCGAGCGTCTTCGCCCGGCGGCCGTCCGGGTAGAACATCTCGCTCGCGTGGGAGTGTCCGACCGCCTCCTCGCTGGACGCGCCGGTCAGTTCCTCGATCGCCCTGTTCCACGCGACGACCTCCCCGTCGGCGTCCAGCATGAACACCGGCGACCCGACCCCGTCGAGCAGCAGGTCGTCGTCGACGTTCAGTTCGTCCGCGTCCCGTTCCTCCTCCTCGAACGCGGCGCTCCCGTCGGCTCCCGACTCGACGGTCACGCCGCCGTCCGGCACCGGGTCGCTCTCGGCGGCGAACCAGCCCCGAACGCGACTGAGTAGCGACGGCATACGTTCGAGCGGGTCGCCACTCCCCCCTTAACGTTGCCCCCCAATATTCACGTGTGATACCGGCGCGGGGGAGACGCGTCACCCTCAAGCGGCCGGAGCGCCGATGGGCGTTCGATGGATGCGAGCGAGGTCCGCGACCGGGCCGGGACCCTCCCGCGCGAGCCCGGCGTCTACCAGTTCCTCGAGGGGGACGCCGTTCTCTACGTCGGCAAGGCGGTGGACGTCCGCGACCGGGTGCGCTCCTACGCCGACCCTCGTTCCGTCCGCGTCGGACGGATGGTCGAGCGGGCCGACGCGCTGGACTTCGCGGTCACGGACACCGAGACGCAGGCGCTGCTGCTCGAGGCGAACCTCATCAAGCGGCACACCCCGCGGTTCAACGTCCGGCTGAAGGACGACAAGTCCTACCCGCTGGTCCAGTTGACGGACCATCCGGTCCCGCGAATCGAGGTGACCCGCGACCCCGAGGAGGGCGCGACCGTGTTCGGCCCGTTCACCGACAAGGGCCGGGTGGACACGGTCGTGAAGGCGCTCCGGGAGACGTACGGGCTGCGCGGCTGCTCGGACCACAAGTACGCCGGCCGCGACCGCCCGTGCCTCGACTACGAGATGGGACTGTGTTCGGCCCCCTGCACCGGCGAGATCTCCCAGAACGACTACCGCGCGGACGTGGAGTCGGCGACGCGGTTCTTCGAGGGCGAGACCGGCGTGCTCGCCGACCCCCTCGAACGAGCGATGAACGAGGCAGCGGGGGAGCACGAGTACGAGCGCGCCGCGAACCTCCGGGACAGGCTCGACGCGATCGAGTCCTTCCATGGCGAGGGCGAGGAGGCGGTCTCGGGCCGGTCCGACGAGCGGGCGGTCGACGTGCTGGGCGCCGCCCTGGAGGGGGACGCGGCGACGGTCGCGCGACTCCACAGCGAGCGGGGACAGCTGGTCGACCGGACGCGTCACTCCCTCGAGGCGCCGGAGGGCGAGGGCCGAGTCGCGGCGGTGCTCGCGGCGTTCCTCGTCCAGTACTACGCCGAACGGGAGCTCCCGGACGCGATCCTCCTCTCGGAGCGGCCGGCCGACGGCGACGTGCTCGACTGGCTCGCGGCCGAAGGGGTGTCGGTACGCGTGCCGGGCGCCGGACGCGAGGCGAAACTGGTCGAGCTGGCGCTCAAGAACGCCCGGAACGCGCCGACGAAGACGGACGGACTGGCGGCGCTGGGTGACCGACTCGGCGTCGATCGACCGGAGCGCATCGAGGGGTTCGACGTGAGCCACGGCCAGGGGAGACACGTCGTCGGCTCGGACGTCTGCTTCGTGGGCGGGACCGCCGAGAAGTCGGACTACCGGCGCAAGAAGCTCGTCGACCAGAACGACGACTACGGCAACATGCGCGAACTCGTCCGCTGGCGCGCCGAGCGGGCGGTCGAGGGGCGCGACGACAGGTCTGACCCGGACCTGCTGCTCGTCGACGGCGGCGAGGGGCAACTCGGCGCGGCCCGCGACGCGCTCCGGGAGGTCGGCTGGGACGCGCCGGTCGTGGCGCTCGCGAAGGACCGGGAGCTGGTCGTCACGCCCGACGGGGTGCGCGACTGGCCCGACGACGACCCGGCGCTCCACGTGCTCCAGCGAGTGCGCGACGAGGCGCACCGCTTCGCCGTGCAGTACCATCAGACGCTCCGCGACGACGTCTCGACGGTGCTCGACGAGGTACCCGGCGTCGGCCCGCGGACCCGGCGACGTCTGCTCCGACGGTTCGGCTCGGTCGAGAACGTCCGCGCGGCGAGCGCCGACGACCTCCGGGACGTCCCCGGCGTCGGCGCCAAGACGGCGGAAGCGCTCCGCTCGCGGCTGTAGGCTGCTTGGCTGACGGGCGGTGATACGTCCCACACGGCGGGCCACCGCACGACCGCTCGCCGCCGCGTGGCCTCGATCAGGTCACGGGGCGTGTGGTTCCGGTATCGTACTTCAAATCTACGTCGAGTAGTCGCCGCCGTCGCCGGCCGACGTCGGTCGACGTCGACGGTTCCACCCCACCGTGAGCGTCGGCGACCCGACCGACAACCACGCGGCGAGCGCGGCGGACGGAACCATCCCCAGCGGACCGACCGGTAGCAGCCCCAGAAGCAGGTCCCGATGGGGATGTCAGCGGTCCGGGTTCGCGACGCGAGGTGTCCCCGTCGATGGCGCGTCGACGGAAAAGCGGGGGTGCGTCGACGGTACGATCGGACGCGGCGACCGGTCTACGAGATCTTCCCGTACTGGTCGGAGAGCTTCTCGGCGGCCTCGTCCATCAGCTCCCGCTCGTAGTCGTCCAGCTCCCACTCGACGACCTCCTCGACGCCGTTCGAGCCGAGTTTGACGGGGACGCCGAAGGCGGTGTCATCGTGGCCGAACTCGCCGTCGAGCGGGAGCGAGCCAGGGAGCACCTCGCCGGTGTCGTGCAGGACGGCCTCGACCATGTGGGCGACGCCCGTCGCCGGGCCCCACTGGGTCGCGCCCTTGCGTTCGATGACGTCCATCGCGGACTCCTGCAGGTCGCCGAGGATCTCCTCGCGCTCGTCGGCGGTGAACTCGGGGTCGCGGCCGTCGACGCGGACCTTCGAGAAGACCGGGACCTGCGCGTCGCCGTGCTCGCCCAGGATGGTCGCCTCGACGTTCTTCACGGGGGTGTCGAAGCGGTCCGAGAGGACGTAGCGGAACCGGGCGGAGTCGAGTCGGCCGCCGAAGCCGATCACCTCGTGCCGGTCGCGGTCGCCCGCCTCGTACAGGTGGCGGTTCAGCAGGTCGACCGGGTTCGAGGTCGTGATCGAGACGAAGTCGTCGTTGTACTCCGCGAGCGAGGAGCCGATGTCTTCCATGATCGGTGCGTTGTCCCCCGCGAGGTCGATGCGCGTCTGGCCCGGTTGCCGGGGGATGCCGGCCGTGACGACCACGACGTCCGAGCCCGCGGTGTCCTCGTACTCGCCCTGCACGACCGTGGTGTTCGAGTCGTACGCGATCCCGTGGTTGGTGTCGGCCGCCTGTCCCACCGTCGTCTCCCGCTGGTCCGGGATGTCGACGAACACGAGCTCGTCGACGATGTCCCGGAGCGCGAGGTTGTAGCCGGCCGCCGCGCCCACCGTCCCCGCCGCGCCGATGATGCTAACCTTCGTCATACCACGTAAACAGCGACCGGAAATTCGGGTAAACGTTTCGAAAGTCGCGATTTCGGTGGCCGTGCGTCGTAGGAACGATCGACAGTCGTCGAATCACGGCCGCCGACCGCCGACGGCGAGGGACGCGGACGACCGCTCCCCGCCGCGAGCCGCGGTTCGTTGCCCCGGACGGGCCGTTCCGCCGGGGTTTATGGCCGTCCCCGTCCGCCCCTCTAGCATGCCAATCGAGGAACGTGGGGACGCGCACCTCATCACCCACGCGCTCGCCAAGGACACCCTCTCGCGGCTTCGCGACGTGGAGACCTCGCAGGTCGCCTTCCGGAAGGGGCTGGTGAAACTCGGCCGCATCTGCGGCTACGACATCATCGACGGCGCGATGGAGACGGAGTTCGTCTCCATCCGGACCCCGCTGGCCGAGACGACCGGCGAGCGGGTGAAGCGGCTCGACGACGTGGTCATCGTCAACGTCCTCCGCGCGGCGACGCCGTTCGTGGAGGGCCTGCTCAAGGCGTTCCCCCGCGCGAAGCAGGGCGTCATCTCGGCCGGCCGTAACGAGGAGGCCGGCATGGGCGAGGACGGCACTTTCCCCATCAGCATCGACTACACGAAGCTCCCCGAGATCAGGGAGTCCGACACGGTCATCGTCGCCGACCCCATGCTCGCGACCGGGTCGACGATGTGTGCCGTGCTCGACCACGTGCTCGAACAGGGTCCCGACCCGGAACACCTGTTCGTGCTCTCGGCGGTCTCGGCGCCCGACGGACTCGTCCGCGTCGGCGAGCAGTTCCCCGAGGCGGACCTGCTCACCGTCGCCATCGACGACCACCTCAACGACGAGGGGTTCATCGTCCCCGGCCTCGGCGACGCCGGAGACCGGGCGTTCCGGACCGAGTAGCCCCCTCTTCCTGATTCTCCCCGACTCGTTCGACCGGCATTCGGCGCGCGGCGGCCGCGCCTCGGTCACGCGAGCGAGGGTGACCTCACGGGACCGCAGGTCCCGGGTAGTGTGCGACCGAATACGCGCGAGGGATGAGTGAGCGACCGAGCGGCAGCGAGGGAACGAGCGAATCGGCTGGGGAGGGCGTGGCTGCGGCTACGGTGGGTTGGACCGAAAGGGGCCGCGGCTCTCGGGGAAGCACGGGCGGTCAAGCACCGGAGCGCCCGAACGGAGTGAAGGGGCGAGGGTCACGTGAGCACCAGCGAGCGTGACGGTTCGAGACGGCGTGGCCGTCTCGTCGTGCCGAAAATCTCCGATTTTCGTGCACTTCCGAGGAGCTTGCTCCGAGGTAAAGCGCAGCCGGCCGCGCGAGTCACGCGAGCGAGGGTGACAACGGAAGTCACGGCCCGCACAGCGAACGTAGTGAGCGAGCAGGACCGTCTTCCGGTAGCCGAGACCCGCTGCCCCTTTCGGGAACTGCTCCATGACGGGTGGGCCAACATCGGATACGAGACCCGCGGGCGCGTTCGAGGTACATCTCGGCCGGTACTCCCCCATCGAGAGTACCGGGGCAAGCAGGCTCACTCGAACGTCACGTCCGCCAGTTCCGTCGTCTCGCCGAACAGCCAACCGGCGTGTTCGACCGCGTAGTCGCGGTGGTCCTCGGTGATGTAGCCGAGCGCGTCGGCGACCACGACCGGGCGGTAGTCGCGAAGCCCGGCCGAGCCGGCAGTGTGGAGGACGCAGACGTTCGCGAGGGTGCCACAGATCACCAGGTCGTCGACGCCGTGAGTGTCGAGCCAGCCCTCCAGGTTCGTCCGGTAGAACGCGTCGTAGGTGTGCTTCTCGACGACGTGGGCGGCCTCGTCGGTCGGGAGGTCGTCGATCAGTTCGGCGTCCCAGGAGCCCTCGACGACGTGCTCGCCCCAGCGCTCGAACTCGTCGTAGTAGTGGGCGTCCTCGAACTGTTCCGGAGGGTGGACGTCCCGCGTGTACACGACCGGAACGTCGGCGGCGGACGCGCGCTCGACGAGCGTCCCGACCGGTTCGATGGCGGCCTCGCTCCGTTTCGCGTGCAGGCTGCCGTCCGGGTGGCAGAAGCCGTTCTGCATGTCGACCACGACGACGGCGGTGCGATCTGGGTCGAACCTCATGTCGGAAGCGTGGTGACGGGAGAGCAAAAGGACTCGCCCGATCCGCCGGGTCGAACCGGCGGGAGCCGGGGCGACGCGGTCCGGACCGGTACACCCGGGTCGTGCTTGCGGACAAGGTACTTACACCCGCAGTTCCATGCCGGAGTATGCGACGCTCCTCCCCGTCGGTCCGCTCCAGGCGGTTCGGCGCGCTCCTGCTCGTCGCCCTCCTGGTCGTTCCCTCGCTCGCCCCGGTCGCGGCGGCCACGCCGGGCGAGCAGGTCGCGGCCGCGGGGACCTGGGCCGACGACGCGCCGCCCGACCCCGAGAACGACACGATCGGCTGGGAGAACGGCGTCTGGCACAACGAGAGCATCCACGTCGACCAGTCCGACGGGCTGAACGACACGGAGCTGGAACTGTTCGTCGCCCGATCGATGGCGCGGGTCGAGTACGTCCGGGAGGAGGAGTTCGACGAAACCGTCCCCGTCGAGATCCTCAGCCGCGAGGAGTACCGCAACCAGACGGAAGGACGGATGGGCGACCGGCCGGAGTACAACCGCTGGAACGACCAGGTGTGGGAGGCGATGTTCGTGGTGGGCGAGGACACCGGCTCCGCGGAGGCGATCGGCGAGACGCAGGGCACCTCGGTCGCGGGGTTCTACTCGCCACGGGACGACGAGATCAAGATCATCACGGGCACGCCAGAGGAGCCGACCGTCAGCAACGCCACGCTCGTCCACGAACTGGTCCACGCGCTCCAGGACCAGCAGTACGACCTGACGAACGAAACGTACACCGCGCACACCCAGGACGGTGACCTCGGTGTCAACGGCGTGGTCGAGGGCGAGGCGAACTACGTCGAGTCGCGCTACTCGGAGCGCTGCGGGGAGGAGTGGAACTGCGTCGAGACGCCCGACTCAGGGGGCGGCGACGGCGGGAACCCGAACCTCGGCGTCCTGCTCACCATCTTCAATCCCTACTCGGACGGCCCGGTGTACGTGAACGAACTGGTCCAGGAGGGCGGCTGGGATGCGTTCGAGGAGCGGTTCGAGGACCCGCCGCGCTCGTCCGAGCAGATAATCCACGTGACCGACGAGGAGCCCGAATCGATGGAGTTCGAGGACACCGCCCGGAACGGCTGGGAGACGTACCCGGACCGGGGGCAGAACGGCTCGGACACCGTCGGCGAGGCGTCCATCTTCGCGATGTTCTGGTACCAGGCGAGCCAGTACGGCGCCGACACCGTGAACCCACGGACGCTGTTCGACGTCGAGAACGAGTACGACACGTACAACTACGACGCCGAACCCTCGAACGGCTGGGCGAACGACCGCGTGTTCCCGTACCGCAACGGCGAGGGTGAGGACGCCCGGAACGGCTACGTCTGGAAGACGGCGTGGGACACCGAGGCGGACGCGACCGAGTTCAACGACGCCTACCTCCGGATGCTGGAGGCCCACGACGCCCGCGAGACCGACGACGGCTACTACGTCGTGCCCGACGGCCCGTTCGAGGACGCCTTCCTCGTCGTCCGGGACGGCCGGGAGGTGATCATCGTGAACG
Protein-coding regions in this window:
- a CDS encoding cysteine hydrolase family protein, which codes for MRFDPDRTAVVVVDMQNGFCHPDGSLHAKRSEAAIEPVGTLVERASAADVPVVYTRDVHPPEQFEDAHYYDEFERWGEHVVEGSWDAELIDDLPTDEAAHVVEKHTYDAFYRTNLEGWLDTHGVDDLVICGTLANVCVLHTAGSAGLRDYRPVVVADALGYITEDHRDYAVEHAGWLFGETTELADVTFE
- a CDS encoding methyl-accepting chemotaxis protein, which produces MPSLLSRVRGWFAAESDPVPDGGVTVESGADGSAAFEEEERDADELNVDDDLLLDGVGSPVFMLDADGEVVAWNRAIEELTGASSEEAVGHSHASEMFYPDGRRAKTLADKVLEAPETTHVEHDVDLADEGLSLYADTSVMTDQHGNDRHIYFTAMPLYEDDEVVAVIETVQDRTEQVRRQEAVEALVDELQGTITRLIDGHLEARASFDDEDGCLDERLLGVVDELNEMAGAFESTAAGVDEQTGRLEGSVEEAVDAAEDIARNVGEQNELLTEGVSEMQTFSASMEEVAATAEEVDTAAEQAREAASEGLDASEDAREATDDVTEIGEELVESVTDLGDRMDDIESVVEVISDVAEQTNLLALNANIEAARAGKDGDGFAVVAEEVKTLADETRQHTEQITGSIEQLQNQTDSTVVAAEQSHQQIDHAADQIDDVLEAFEDIAASIDQAADGIAEVSRATDDQATTVEELTATIEDVRERSGETEDAADRIVAATDQQTDAIEDLSAQVRELRDGTAADGGDAAGGRAFDDAEFRTDGGVGPDPDSSADGEDLGGFRFPASTE
- the mdh gene encoding malate dehydrogenase codes for the protein MTKVSIIGAAGTVGAAAGYNLALRDIVDELVFVDIPDQRETTVGQAADTNHGIAYDSNTTVVQGEYEDTAGSDVVVVTAGIPRQPGQTRIDLAGDNAPIMEDIGSSLAEYNDDFVSITTSNPVDLLNRHLYEAGDRDRHEVIGFGGRLDSARFRYVLSDRFDTPVKNVEATILGEHGDAQVPVFSKVRVDGRDPEFTADEREEILGDLQESAMDVIERKGATQWGPATGVAHMVEAVLHDTGEVLPGSLPLDGEFGHDDTAFGVPVKLGSNGVEEVVEWELDDYERELMDEAAEKLSDQYGKIS
- the upp gene encoding uracil phosphoribosyltransferase, with product MPIEERGDAHLITHALAKDTLSRLRDVETSQVAFRKGLVKLGRICGYDIIDGAMETEFVSIRTPLAETTGERVKRLDDVVIVNVLRAATPFVEGLLKAFPRAKQGVISAGRNEEAGMGEDGTFPISIDYTKLPEIRESDTVIVADPMLATGSTMCAVLDHVLEQGPDPEHLFVLSAVSAPDGLVRVGEQFPEADLLTVAIDDHLNDEGFIVPGLGDAGDRAFRTE
- a CDS encoding excinuclease ABC subunit C, producing the protein MDASEVRDRAGTLPREPGVYQFLEGDAVLYVGKAVDVRDRVRSYADPRSVRVGRMVERADALDFAVTDTETQALLLEANLIKRHTPRFNVRLKDDKSYPLVQLTDHPVPRIEVTRDPEEGATVFGPFTDKGRVDTVVKALRETYGLRGCSDHKYAGRDRPCLDYEMGLCSAPCTGEISQNDYRADVESATRFFEGETGVLADPLERAMNEAAGEHEYERAANLRDRLDAIESFHGEGEEAVSGRSDERAVDVLGAALEGDAATVARLHSERGQLVDRTRHSLEAPEGEGRVAAVLAAFLVQYYAERELPDAILLSERPADGDVLDWLAAEGVSVRVPGAGREAKLVELALKNARNAPTKTDGLAALGDRLGVDRPERIEGFDVSHGQGRHVVGSDVCFVGGTAEKSDYRRKKLVDQNDDYGNMRELVRWRAERAVEGRDDRSDPDLLLVDGGEGQLGAARDALREVGWDAPVVALAKDRELVVTPDGVRDWPDDDPALHVLQRVRDEAHRFAVQYHQTLRDDVSTVLDEVPGVGPRTRRRLLRRFGSVENVRAASADDLRDVPGVGAKTAEALRSRL
- a CDS encoding Hvo_1808 family surface protein yields the protein MRRSSPSVRSRRFGALLLVALLVVPSLAPVAAATPGEQVAAAGTWADDAPPDPENDTIGWENGVWHNESIHVDQSDGLNDTELELFVARSMARVEYVREEEFDETVPVEILSREEYRNQTEGRMGDRPEYNRWNDQVWEAMFVVGEDTGSAEAIGETQGTSVAGFYSPRDDEIKIITGTPEEPTVSNATLVHELVHALQDQQYDLTNETYTAHTQDGDLGVNGVVEGEANYVESRYSERCGEEWNCVETPDSGGGDGGNPNLGVLLTIFNPYSDGPVYVNELVQEGGWDAFEERFEDPPRSSEQIIHVTDEEPESMEFEDTARNGWETYPDRGQNGSDTVGEASIFAMFWYQASQYGADTVNPRTLFDVENEYDTYNYDAEPSNGWANDRVFPYRNGEGEDARNGYVWKTAWDTEADATEFNDAYLRMLEAHDARETDDGYYVVPDGPFEDAFLVVRDGREVIIVNGPTVEDVEDIRPALAAGTATSTPEGPTATPTDENGGSGENGAKGGNDGTATSANPTETTGAGFGFLVAVAAVGIAALLARRD